A genome region from Physeter macrocephalus isolate SW-GA chromosome 4, ASM283717v5, whole genome shotgun sequence includes the following:
- the LOC102993739 gene encoding involucrin produces the protein MSQKVTLPVTLPPALSKEPLKPVSPPTNIQQEQVKQPTPLPDPYQKVSLELPVKDPLELREKHTTPVKGVPKQECEPQQQEPQQQEQHVEQQQQQQQESQEKEQQEQQQQESQEKEQHVEQQQQQESQEQEKHVEQQQQQQESQEKEQQQQQQQESQEKEQHVEQQQQQESQEQEKHVEQQQQQQESQEKEQQQQQQQESQEKEQHVEQQQQQESQEQEKHVEQQQQQQESQEKEQQQQQQQESQEKEQHVEQQQQQESQEQEKHVEQQQQQESQEQEKHVEQQQQQESQEKEQQQQQESQKKEQHVKQQQQQESQEQEKHVEQQQQQQQESQEKQQPVEQQQQQQQESQKQDQPVEQLEQEKKVLGQQLDQELAKKDEKLGKKGEQLLE, from the coding sequence ATGTCCCAGAAAGTTACTCTGCCAGtgaccctgccccctgccctcagtAAGGAGCCCCTCAAGCCTGTTTCTCCTCCCACCAATATCCAGCAGGAGCAAGTGAAGCAGCCAACTCCACTGCCTGACCCATACCAGAAGGTATCCTTGGAGCTCCCAGTGAAGGATCCCTTGGAGCTCAGGGAGAAACACACAACTCCTGTGAAGGGGGTGCCCAAGCAAGAGTGTGAGCCACAGCAACAGGAGCCACAGCAGCAGGAACAGCATgtggaacagcagcagcagcagcagcaagagtcACAGGAGAAGGAACAGCAGGAGCAGCAACAGCAAGAATCACaggagaaggaacagcatgtagaacagcagcagcagcaagagtcACAGGAGCAAGAAAAGCATgtggaacagcagcagcagcagcaagagtcacaggagaaggaacagcagcagcagcaacagcaagaaTCACaggagaaggaacagcatgtagaacagcaacagcagcaagaGTCACAGGAGCAAGAAAAGCATgtggaacagcagcagcagcagcaagagtcacaggagaaggaacagcagcagcagcaacagcaagaaTCACaggagaaggaacagcatgtagaacagcaacagcagcaagaGTCACAGGAGCAAGAAAAGCATgtggaacagcagcagcagcagcaagagtcacaggagaaggaacagcagcagcagcaacagcaagaaTCACaggagaaggaacagcatgtagaacagcaacagcagcaagaGTCACAGGAGCAAGAAAAGCATGtagaacagcagcagcagcaagagtcACAGGAGCAAGAAAAGCATgtggaacagcagcagcagcaagagtcacaggagaaggaacagcagcagcagcaagagtcacagaagaaggaacagcatgtgaaacagcagcagcagcaagagtcACAGGAGCAGGAAAAACATGTggaacagcagcaacagcaacagcaagaATCACAGGAGAAGCAACAGCCTGtggaacagcagcagcaacaacagcaagAATCACAGAAGCAGGACCAGCCTGTGGAACAGCTGGAACAGGAGAAGAAGGTCTTGGGCCAGCAGCTGGATCAAGAGCTAGCaaagaaagatgagaaactgGGAAAGAAAGGGGAGCAGCTGCTGGAGTAG